The following coding sequences are from one Nicotiana tabacum cultivar K326 chromosome 1, ASM71507v2, whole genome shotgun sequence window:
- the LOC107799448 gene encoding lon protease homolog 2, peroxisomal, with amino-acid sequence MGESVELPSRLAILPFRNKVLLPGAIIRIRCTSPSSVKLVEQELWQREEKGLIGILPVRDSAATATSGTATSSGAGVESAERGLKNQTGISDTHKHDSKNQQEVIHWHNRGVAARALHLSRGVEKPSGRVTYIVVLEGLCRFNVQELSTRGTYYTARITSLDMTKAEMELIEQDQEFIALSRQFKATAMELISILEQKQKTGGRTKVLLETVPVHKLADIFVASFEISFEEQLSMLDSVDVKVRLSKASELVDRHLQSIRVAEKITQKVEGQLSKSQKEFLLRQQMKAIKEELGDNDDEEDDLVALERKMQGAGMPASIWKHAVRELRRLKKMQPQQPGYNSSRVYLELLADLPWENASQELELDLKAAKERLDADHYGLLKVKQRIIEYLAVRKLKPDARGPVLCFVGPPGVGKTSLASSIAAALGRKFIRISLGGVKDEADIRGHRRTYIGSMPGRLIDGLKRVGVRNPVMLLDEIDKTGSDVRGDPASALLEVLDPEQNKAFNDHYLNVPFDLSKVIFVATANRAQPIPPPLLDRMEVIELPGYTPEEKLKIAIRHLIPRVLDQHGLSSDFLQIPEAMVKLVIQRYTREAGVRNLERNLSALARAAAVKVAEQEHVVPFAKDVQRLSSPLLDGKLAESAEVEMEVIPMGVNNHDISNEFRVSSPMVVDEPMLEKVLGPPRYDDRETAERVANPGVSVGLVWTQFGGEVQFVEATAMVGKGDLHLTGQLGDVIKESAQIALTWVRARATELKLAISEETNLLEGRDIHIHFPAGAVPKDGPSAGVTLVTSLVSLFSKRRVRADTAMTGEMTLRGMVLPVGGVKDKVLAAHRYGIKRVILPERNLKDLVEIPATVLSSLEIILAKRMEDVLDQAFEGGCPWRQHSKL; translated from the exons TGTAAAATTGGTGGAGCAGGAGTTATGGCAGAGGGAAGAGAAGGGATTGATTGGAATATTACCAGTTAGAGATTCAGCTGCGACAGCCACTTCGGGTACTGCAACATCTTCAG GTGCGGGTGTAGAATCAGCTGAACGAGGCTTGAAAAATCAGACTGGTATATCAGATACTCACAAGCATGATTCAAAAAATCAACAGGAAGTTATTCACTGGCATAATAG GGGAGTCGCAGCCCGAGCTTTACATCTCTCAAGAGGAGTTGAGAAACCAAGTGGCAGAGTTACATACATAGTTGTACTAGAGGGCTTATGCCGATTCAATGTGCAGGAGCTCAGTACCAGAGGAACATATTATACAGCACGGATCACGTCTCTTGATATGACCAAGGCTG AGATGGAGTTAATTGAGCAAGACCAAGAATTCATAGCATTGTCTCGTCAGTTTAAAGCCACTGCGATGGAGCTCATTTCCATTCTTGAGCAG AAACAGAAGACTGGTGGAAGAACAAAGGTTCTTCTGGAGACGGTTCCTGTCCATAAATTGGCTGATATTTTTGTAGCTAGTTTTGAGATTAGCTTTGAGGAGCAGTTATCCATGCTGGATTCTGTTGATGTTAAAGTAAGGCTTTCAAAAGCTAGTGAGCTAGTTGATAGGCATTTACAG TCGATTCGGGTGGCAGAGAAGATTACCCAAAAGGTTGAGGGGCAGTTATCAAAGTCTCAGAAAGAATTTCTGTTGCGACAGCAG ATGAAGGCCATAAAGGAGGAACTTGGTGacaatgatgatgaagaagatgatttGGTTGCCTTGGAAAGGAAGATGCAAGGAGCAGGAATGCCTGCAAGTATCTGGAAGCATGCTGTGAGAGAACTAAG GAGACTGAAGAAAATGCAGCCTCAGCAACCTGGATATAATAGCTCCCGCGTCTATCTGGAGCTACTTGCTGATCTTCCATGGGAGAACGCCAGTCAAGAACTTGAATTGGACTTAAAAGCTGCAAAGGAGCGTCTTGATGCTGACCATTATGGTTTATTGAAGGTCAAGCAACGGATAATCGAATATCTAGCTGTTCGGAAG CTCAAACCAGATGCGAGAGGTCCAGTGTTGTGCTTTGTTGGCCCACCAGGTGTTGGGAAGACATCTTTGGCTTCATCTATTGCTGCTGCTTTAGGCCGAAAGTTTATACGCATCTCCCTTGGTGGTGTCAAGGATGAGGCCGATATCAGAGGGCATAGGAGGACATATATTGGTAGCATGCCGGGGCGTCTAATTGATGGCTTAAAG AGAGTAGGTGTTCGCAATCCAGTTATGCTGCTGGATGAGATTGATAAGACTGGATCTGATGTGAGGGGAGATCCTGCTTCAGCACTACTGGAGGTTCTTGATCCCGAACAGAATAAAGCATTCAATGATCA CTATTTGAACGTTCCGTTCGACCTATCAAAGGTTATTTTTGTTGCAACCGCAAACAGAGCGCAGCCAATTCCTCCCCCACTCTTGGACAGAATGGAAGTCATCGAGTTGCCTGGATATACACCAGAAGAAAAGCTTAAGATAGCAATTAGGCATTTAATTCCTCGAGTTCTTGATCAGCATGGTCTAAGTTCTGACTTCCTTCAAATACCTGAG GCTATGGTGAAACTTGTAATCCAAAGGTACACAAGAGAAGCAGGTGTACGTAATCTAGAAAGGAATTTATCTGCCTTAGCACGTGCAGCGGCTGTAAAAGTTGCAGAACAAGAACATGTAGTGCCCTTTGCCAAAGATGTGCAGCGGCTTTCTTCACCACTGCTGGATGGCAAACTTGCTGAGAGCGCTGAGGTTGAAATGGAAGTTATCCCTATGGGTGTCAATAATCATGATATCTCCAATGAGTTTAGGGTTTCCTCACCTATGGTAGTTGATGAACCTATGCTGGAAAAGGTGCTTGGT CCACCTAGGTATGATGACAGAGAAACAGCAGAACGAGTTGCCAATCCTGGTGTATCTGTTGGCCTGGTGTGGACACAATTTGGTGGGGAGGTTCAATTTGTTGAGGCCACAGCAATGGTGGGAAAAGGTGATCTTCATCTCACTGGCCAACTTGGGGATGTTATCAAAGAATCTGCTCAGATTGCATTGACATGG GTACGTGCAAGAGCCACAGAACTAAAATTAGCTATTTCTGAAGAAACAAATCTTCTAGAGGGCCGGGATATTCACATTCATTTTCCCGCTGGAGCTGTACCTAAGGACGGACCTTCAGCTGGTGTAACCCTGGTTACATCACTGGTTTCATTGTTCAGTAAAAGAAGAGTAAGAGCAGACACAGCAATGACCGGAGAGATGACTCTCAGGGGTATGGTCTTGCCTGTTGGTGGCGTCAAGGATAAG GTTTTGGCTGCTCATAGGTATGGAATTAAACGTGTTATACTGCCAGAGAGAAACTTGAAGGATTTGGTTGAAATCCCAGCAACTGTGCTTTCAAGTCTTGAG ATAATACTTGCTAAACGAATGGAAGACGTACTGGACCAAGCGTTTGAAGGTGGTTGCCCATGGAGACAGCACTCGAAATTATGA